In a single window of the Helicobacter felis ATCC 49179 genome:
- a CDS encoding flagellar FLiS export co-chaperone, translating into MSTQTMLQAFQKHLGDIDTQSLEMLDTQGKAHKIERFNHEIKSINESIGALQILQIACQKLLKLESKDRTSMQEAINKARFKEKGLFGVRLDIVLDSQEPLCVQVPNPLEVLESQGFDAMRASLEQGLSSIKGALTSIQESVATKQVFQKTPTLNTPNFSKDALLAMMKSS; encoded by the coding sequence ATGTCAACGCAAACAATGTTGCAAGCTTTTCAAAAACATTTAGGGGACATTGACACCCAATCTTTAGAAATGTTAGACACACAAGGCAAGGCGCACAAGATCGAGAGATTCAACCATGAGATCAAAAGCATCAATGAGAGCATCGGAGCATTGCAAATCTTACAGATCGCTTGTCAAAAGCTTCTTAAATTAGAATCTAAAGATCGAACCAGCATGCAAGAAGCGATCAATAAGGCGCGTTTTAAAGAAAAAGGGCTCTTTGGCGTGCGCTTGGATATTGTGCTAGATTCTCAAGAGCCCTTGTGCGTGCAAGTGCCCAACCCCTTAGAAGTGCTTGAATCGCAGGGCTTTGATGCCATGCGCGCCAGTTTAGAGCAGGGTTTGAGCAGCATTAAAGGGGCTTTAACCTCCATTCAAGAGAGTGTCGCTACTAAGCAGGTGTTCCAAAAAACTCCTACCCTCAATACCCCTAACTTTAGCAAAGACGCGTTGCTGGCTATGATGAAAAGTTCTTAG
- a CDS encoding M99 family carboxypeptidase catalytic domain-containing protein: protein MKAVFLCLSLLLPCLAQVDQAVHVVHKDGEKKGPTLLLMGGIQGDEPGGFNTTNIFLTHYKVLSGSVWVVPVLNRYSMLRNHRGVYGDLNRKFAHLSPKDPEYPLIQSIKAAITAPQVSAILHLHDGSGFYRPTYEGPLLNPRRWGNSFIIDQSELPDVPFGHLKNISEKTTAYTNSFLLKPLHRYHIHNTHTARGDKEMEKALTYFAIKHQKPAFANEASKELSLAQRVYYHLLNVEGLLQQLGIAYSKDFTLTPLAIYRLINDSKLTLTLNHNTILPLYGLRPYLNYFPFPKNTPLDDIPIESKSYILGLLPQKGQVWLKYGNKLMTRFVPEYMDFDSSLDSLNLEIDGQVQKVALGSVVSIEHAFEVHPLEGYRVNVIGFSLKNAPKKSDEAGYKIAYKDLIRRFSIDTKGKIYRVEVYRGNAFCGMVLVRFL from the coding sequence ATGAAAGCTGTTTTTCTATGTCTGTCGTTGTTATTGCCCTGTTTGGCTCAAGTGGATCAAGCCGTGCATGTGGTGCACAAGGATGGAGAAAAAAAGGGGCCCACTTTACTTTTGATGGGAGGTATTCAAGGCGATGAACCCGGAGGTTTTAACACCACCAATATTTTTTTAACCCATTATAAAGTTTTATCCGGTTCTGTGTGGGTCGTGCCCGTGCTCAATCGCTACTCAATGTTGCGCAATCATCGCGGGGTTTATGGGGACTTGAATCGCAAATTTGCTCACTTGAGCCCTAAAGACCCCGAATACCCTCTCATTCAGTCTATCAAAGCGGCCATCACAGCCCCTCAAGTGAGCGCGATCTTACACCTGCATGATGGGAGTGGATTTTACCGCCCCACTTATGAGGGCCCCCTACTTAACCCGAGGCGTTGGGGCAATTCTTTTATTATTGATCAAAGTGAATTGCCTGATGTCCCCTTTGGGCATTTGAAAAATATTTCAGAAAAGACCACCGCATACACCAACTCCTTTTTATTAAAACCCCTGCACCGCTACCATATCCACAACACCCACACCGCACGGGGCGACAAAGAGATGGAAAAAGCCCTCACCTACTTTGCCATCAAGCACCAAAAACCCGCCTTCGCCAATGAGGCCAGCAAAGAGCTTTCTCTAGCCCAACGCGTTTACTACCACCTCTTGAATGTGGAAGGGTTGTTGCAACAGCTAGGAATTGCCTATTCTAAAGACTTCACCCTAACCCCACTGGCCATCTACCGCCTGATTAACGACTCCAAACTCACCCTAACCCTCAATCACAACACGATTCTACCCCTCTATGGTCTGCGCCCCTATCTTAATTACTTCCCTTTCCCTAAAAACACTCCCCTAGACGACATTCCCATAGAATCTAAGAGCTATATTTTAGGTCTACTGCCTCAAAAAGGGCAAGTTTGGCTCAAATATGGCAATAAATTGATGACACGCTTTGTGCCCGAATACATGGACTTTGATTCCAGTTTAGACTCTTTGAACCTAGAAATCGATGGGCAGGTGCAAAAGGTAGCTTTGGGGAGTGTTGTCAGTATCGAACACGCCTTTGAAGTCCACCCTTTGGAGGGCTACCGCGTGAATGTGATTGGCTTTTCTCTCAAAAACGCGCCCAAGAAATCCGATGAAGCCGGTTATAAAATCGCCTATAAAGACCTCATCCGTCGTTTCTCCATAGACACAAAGGGTAAGATATATCGCGTGGAAGTGTATAGGGGCAATGCCTTTTGTGGCATGGTATTGGTGCGCTTCTTGTGA